The genomic region CTTGTTCATGGCTTTTTCTTGATTAACCCAAGATGTCATACTTTCCACATTCTTCTATAACATTTTATTGCTATTTGGCATCATAGAAAAGAAGCATGATTCCTTACACCTATCTATTATGTGGTGCAGCATTCACGGGCAATGTGCCATTATTATGTTTGATGTTACGGCCCGCTTAACATACAAGAATGTTCCTACATGGCATCGTGATCTTTGCAGGTGTGTTAAAATCAATTGacaattttttcatatatGGTATTGTTTGGGTGTTTTTGTGGTTCTGTTATAACAGCTTTATGTAATTATGTTGTTGCGAATGCAGGGTGTGTGAGAACATCCCAATTGTTCTCTGTGGAAACAAGGTTGATGTGAAGAACAGGCAGGTCAAGGCAAAGCAGGTCACATTCCACAGGAAGAAGAATCTGCAATACTACGAAATTTCTGCCAAGAGCAACTACAATTTTGAGAAGCCTTTCTTGTACCTTGCCAGGAAACTTGCAGGGTGATGCAACGTTACTTTCTTGCATGATTACTGTAAAAGCCAATGCTGTGATGATGCCTAATATTTGATGATGCCTTTGATTTTAGGGATGCTAATCTTCACTTTGTGGAGTCTCCTGCTCTTGCTCCACCAGAAGTACACATTGACTTGGCTGCACAGCAACAGTAAGATATTTTCCCAGCAACTTATTTTGCGttcatctttattttatctgCTGTTACGAGGGTTATGAGTACTTAAACTGGCTTTGTATTATATGCAAGAAGGATTTTAAGCAACCTAATTGGAttgattctttcttttaaagttATGAAAACAACATATCTATGATATTGTTTTCAACATCGGTACATTTACTAGATTCATTTCTTGTTTAACATTGGCATCTTCTGGTTTGTTTGTAGGCATGAAGCTGAGCTTGCTGCAGCAGCCAGTCAGCCTCTTCCTGATGACGACGACGATGCATTTGAGTAGAGGGCTCTATCCTGAGGGGCATTTCAACATTTTATGCTGCTTTTTCATCTTGCCTTCATTTCGACATGCTgtcatcttaaaattttcaaaacatatgGAAGAGTTTGGATATCAGAAGTAGGGGGTGTTGTCAGCTATTCAGGACAGCGGACCATTGTAGTTAGAATTTTCgcatatatttgtttttgagtCTTTGGTGGTGGTGTTTTCTTATCTTTGGTTGCAATGTTGGTGTTATGGATTTTGCTTTCAGTGAAATCCATTTATGAGCTAATTctatatgttttaaatttgaaccaattaGTGGGAAGAATATTCGTAATTCTCATATTGGCACCATCATAACTACTATATACTTGTATATGGTTGGATTCTTAAAAAATGGGGCTTAGGTCCAGGTGGATGAATGGCTCTCATCCTTAGTGGGCTGGAATGAATCTGGCCACGGGCCCCTTATTATAGGTTGGGGGAAGGCAATAACTGGCCTAAGCCCGGAATGAAGACAAGAACCAACTGCTATAAATTACATGAGCTAATTCCATGGCCCATATAAATGGTTGAAGGAGAAAGATCGTTGACACAGTTCCAAAATGGTTTGGGGACAGACTGCGAGTCTCTTGTTTCCATAATCACAGTCGTCTCTTGCCCGCCGAAAGTTTCAGTCCATTATTTAGCTGAACACTATCATAGGAACAAGTACAGACTTCACTTCATCTCCATCGGTCATATCTACATCACTTAACATCCATCGGCAAAGCCGTTTCATTCAGCCCTCTTTTATTAACTATTCTCTGGCAGAGGCATAAGTCTTGACtcctaaaatataaaagaaaacacttgtttaattgctatgttttttctttttctttattagttTTGGACAGTGTTAACTTGTTATTTGAActatttggtattttttttcattcttatagaaacaaaaagcaaaatatatGGCTGGGATATATAAACAAATTCTTGGATTATTTT from Theobroma cacao cultivar B97-61/B2 chromosome 9, Criollo_cocoa_genome_V2, whole genome shotgun sequence harbors:
- the LOC18588700 gene encoding GTP-binding nuclear protein Ran-3, producing the protein MALPNQQTVDYPSFKLVIVGDGGTGKTTFVKRHLTGEFEKKYEPTIGVEVHPLDFFTNCGKIRFYCWDTAGQEKFGGLRDGYYIHGQCAIIMFDVTARLTYKNVPTWHRDLCRVCENIPIVLCGNKVDVKNRQVKAKQVTFHRKKNLQYYEISAKSNYNFEKPFLYLARKLAGDANLHFVESPALAPPEVHIDLAAQQQHEAELAAAASQPLPDDDDDAFE